ATCCCGACCGTGGGCGTTGTGAGCAATCATGCAGACCGTTCAGGTTCGCGCTTCAATCCGGCACGGATTGTGACGAAGGTCATTGTATTCCGTTCGCCGAGGACTTCGGTGTGTGCCGCCGAGATAACATGCGCACCGAAGGCCAGCCTTGTGCTGCCGAAGGCACCGCATGTAACGCGGATGCTGTCGGCTGTTTCCCATCCTTCCAAGGGCGTCGCTGTCAGCGACTCTGCAGATTAGGCCAGGGGAATAATGATTGTACCGCAGGTACTTTCTGTAATCAGTTTGCACCCGACCAAACTGAAATAGGAGTTTGCACGGTGCTGGCACCCTGAAGACTGAAAGATCAGGTCAAGACATGGACGTCTGGAGTACCTATGAAGATTTGGATAATTTCCGCGCTCGTCCTCTTTCCTCTCTGGGCGACGGCTCAAACACCCGATGCATCCCTTGTAAATGCGGGTGATGAAACCAAATTTCGAGTGATCTCGAGATTTGGGCCGGAGAGCAACCAAGAGACCAAACAAGAGACCGGCGAGGTCGAGTTCTCGCGAGCTTGGGCCCACTACGAAGCCGGGCGACATGCCCAAGCCCTCGCCGAATTCGAAGGCCTGACAAACGGGCTTTTCGCGGACTATGCGCTTAGATTTGGGGCCGAGTCCGCTCTGAACCTCAAGGAGTTTGAAAAGGCGCGAAAGATGGCATTGCGCGTCGATAAAGACTCGATCCCTGGCACCGAAGCTCAAAGAATCGCTGCGCTCGCCTTGCTCAACTCGGATGAGAAAGCCGCCTCACAAGAACTGGTAAAATTTGCTGACCGCTACCCTACGCGATCTACAGCGTTGGATGCCCGAGTTTTGGTCACAGGGCTTAAGTCGGTTTCGTCAGAATTGGTCAACGAACAATGGTACAGAATCGCGCGCGATTTTCCTCGGTCGTCGCATCGTCAAGCCGCCCTGACCGCACTCAAAAAGTCCAAAAGCAAAGACGCAAAAGCTCATCTTGATGAACTCAGCTCTCCCGCTGGCCAACTACGATATTGGAACGCTGTCTACGACGCTCATCAAAGCCAGGAGGTCGTCGATGGCCTCGGAAAGGAGCTCCCAAAGTTCAAGACAGGCAGCGACGCCTGGTGCGAAGCTAACTTCCTGGTCGCACATAGCCTCACGAAACTCAGGAAGCACGCCGAGAGTGTGGCGCCGTACACTACCGTGATCAAGAAATGCAAAGGGGTTGGGAATTGGTATCTGAGGGCGCTTTACCTTGGCGGCAAAGGCCACTGGAACGCCGGAGATACGAAGGCCGCGCTTGAAGTCTTCGAACGGATCTGGACCGAGTTTCCGAATCACTCGTACGCCGACGATGCCGCTTATTTTTCGGCACGGATCCACCGTTCGGCCAACGACGACAAGAAAGCGGAGAGTCTACTCGAAAAACAGGTCAGGAGCTGGCCAGACGGAGACATGGTCTCGGACGCCCATTGGTTGAAGATTCGACCACTCTTCGCGGCCAAAAAGTACAAAGAGATCGTCGCCTACATCGACTCGCTCAAGGAGACGGGAGAGCAAGACCTCTACTCGATGGGACGCATGGCCTATTTCAGGGCCAGGGCGCTGGAGCTCAAGGCCGGAAAGGTTAAGGGAGCCGCAGAACAAGCCTACCTCGCCGTGATTGAGCAGTACCCGATGTCCTATTACGCGCTCATGGCGCTCAACCGGTTGAACGGCGCTGGAATCGAGTTTGAGCCAAAGCCCACCAAAGGTGAGGCGGTTGAGACGTCCGCGGAGCTTGAAGCAGATTTACGGTTTAGGCGAGGCATGGCGTTTGTAAGACAGGGCATCGACTCGTTGGCCAAGCTGGAGTTTCAGGAACTCACAAAGGCGAAGACCGATCTCTGGCAGGTAGCACTACTCATGCACAAGGCCGCCGCCTACACCTACTCCCATGATATCGCACGTCGGCGGATCGATGGGTGGATGACGCACTACCCGGACGAGAACGCTCTCAGATGGCAGATTGGGTTCCCCGCCCCGTTCGAAGAAGATGTGAGACTCTGGGCTAAGAAACGAGAGATCCCTGCAGCGCTCGTCTGGGCGATCATGCGCGAGGAGTCAGGGTTTTCGCCTGGAATTGAGAGCTGGGCAAACGCAAAGGGCCTTCTGCAACTCATGGACTCCACTGCGGAAAGGATGGCGAAACTCGATGCGCTCAAGGGATTCGAGCCGCGTATCCTCTTCGACTCGAAGACCAATATCCGTCTCGGAACGCGTTATCTCTCCGAACTCTCGTCTCAAGTCGACGATCACCCCGTGCTCATGATCGCTGGATATAACGGAGGAATGGGCAATGTGGGCAGGTGGCTCAAGGAAAAAGAGTCCGAGGATCTCGATCTCTTTGTGGAGGATATCCCGTTTGGCCAGACCAGAAATTACACCAAACGTGTGCTCCAGACCTATTGGATCTACGCCTGGCTTTGGGACGAACATACCGTTCCGAAGTTCGATATGAAGTTGTAGGCGCGCATTAAATTGATGAACTTAGAATTTCTGTGATAGGAATGTATGGAAAATTCCGTTCAGGGTTGCGTCTTCAGTTGGGTAGACTATCCTTGTGGCTCGGAATTGTGCGTAAGGTCAGTGCATGTTCAAGCTCGTGATAGAGGATGACGAAGGTAATAAGACCGTCGTCCCAGTCATCCGAGATGAAATTTCCATCGGGCGTCAGGAAGGTAATACCATCCGGCTGACCGAAAGAAACGTCTCCAGACGCCACGCGAAGCTGGTTAGGGCCAGCGATAATTCGATCGTGGTGGAAGAACTTTCAGCCCGTTATGGGATTCGAAAGAATGGCGAGAAAATTGCGGGCAAAGCTGACTTCGCCATCGGGGATGTATTCCTGATCGGTGATTATCGCTTGACCTTGCAAGGTGACGCGCCTCCGGAAGCCAAGCCTGAGCTTCCGAAATTCAATGGCGCTCCGCCGCCAGCCTCCTTCCCGAAACCCTCGGGCGGGGGATTTTCGAATCAGCCCACGCAGATCACACGGACCGAAGATCTCGAGAAACGCGCCTCTCAGGGCACCGAGATTATCCCGGCAGCCCCCGCGAAAATCGTCGTCGTATCCTCGAATTTCGCAGGGCAAGAGTTTCCGCTCACCAACAAAGAGATGGTGATCGGCCGCGGTGATGAGTGCGATATCATCGTCGACCACAGGTCCGTCTCACAATCCCATGCCAAGATCGTTCGCGAAACCAGCGGCACCTATAAAATCGTCGACCTGAACAGCAAGAATGGCATCAAGGTCTCTGGCGAAGAGTATAAGGCTGTTCACCTCAAACGCGGCGATATCATTGAGCTTGGCCATGTGAAGTTCAGATTCGTTGAGCCGAATGAAAACTACGTCTTCACGCCTCAGGCCGTCATCCCCGACGATGATGATATTGCTCCGCCAAAGGGTGGAAATAAGAATCTTTTGATCGGCGTGCTTGGATTCGCGGTCATCGGTGCACTGGCGGTAGCCGGTTACGCCCTGACCCAGATGAATTCGACCAAGTCGGAAGGTGAAGAGCCCGTTGCGGTTCAGGCAGAACCCGCCGCAGAAGACGCGCCAAAATCCTCCGTTCAACCTCAACTCGACAAGGCAGTCGAAGAGCTGAACCAAGGAAACGCTGACCGCTCAATCGCCATTCTGGAACTCGCCAGGGACACCCTGAGCCCAAGCCCAGAAGAAAAGACTAAGATTTCAGACCTCTTAAGCCAGGCGCGTCGTGAAAAACCGCTTGAAGAAGCCCTTAAGGAAAGCCGGGCCTCGTTTGAGGATAAGCGCTATGTAGACGCTCTCAAGCGGCTCAAGAGCATTCCTCCAGAGGACTCTATTATCTATGGCTTGCTCAAAGAGGAGGGTCTTGTGGAGAAATCCATTGAGCAAGTCCTCGCTCAGGCTGAAGCTGCACACGAAGAGGGCGATTCTGAAGAAGCCATGGGTCTTGTGGAAGAGGTCCTGCTTTTTGACTCGGAAAACCAGGCCGCCG
This Microvenator marinus DNA region includes the following protein-coding sequences:
- a CDS encoding lytic transglycosylase domain-containing protein; protein product: MKIWIISALVLFPLWATAQTPDASLVNAGDETKFRVISRFGPESNQETKQETGEVEFSRAWAHYEAGRHAQALAEFEGLTNGLFADYALRFGAESALNLKEFEKARKMALRVDKDSIPGTEAQRIAALALLNSDEKAASQELVKFADRYPTRSTALDARVLVTGLKSVSSELVNEQWYRIARDFPRSSHRQAALTALKKSKSKDAKAHLDELSSPAGQLRYWNAVYDAHQSQEVVDGLGKELPKFKTGSDAWCEANFLVAHSLTKLRKHAESVAPYTTVIKKCKGVGNWYLRALYLGGKGHWNAGDTKAALEVFERIWTEFPNHSYADDAAYFSARIHRSANDDKKAESLLEKQVRSWPDGDMVSDAHWLKIRPLFAAKKYKEIVAYIDSLKETGEQDLYSMGRMAYFRARALELKAGKVKGAAEQAYLAVIEQYPMSYYALMALNRLNGAGIEFEPKPTKGEAVETSAELEADLRFRRGMAFVRQGIDSLAKLEFQELTKAKTDLWQVALLMHKAAAYTYSHDIARRRIDGWMTHYPDENALRWQIGFPAPFEEDVRLWAKKREIPAALVWAIMREESGFSPGIESWANAKGLLQLMDSTAERMAKLDALKGFEPRILFDSKTNIRLGTRYLSELSSQVDDHPVLMIAGYNGGMGNVGRWLKEKESEDLDLFVEDIPFGQTRNYTKRVLQTYWIYAWLWDEHTVPKFDMKL
- a CDS encoding FHA domain-containing protein, which translates into the protein MFKLVIEDDEGNKTVVPVIRDEISIGRQEGNTIRLTERNVSRRHAKLVRASDNSIVVEELSARYGIRKNGEKIAGKADFAIGDVFLIGDYRLTLQGDAPPEAKPELPKFNGAPPPASFPKPSGGGFSNQPTQITRTEDLEKRASQGTEIIPAAPAKIVVVSSNFAGQEFPLTNKEMVIGRGDECDIIVDHRSVSQSHAKIVRETSGTYKIVDLNSKNGIKVSGEEYKAVHLKRGDIIELGHVKFRFVEPNENYVFTPQAVIPDDDDIAPPKGGNKNLLIGVLGFAVIGALAVAGYALTQMNSTKSEGEEPVAVQAEPAAEDAPKSSVQPQLDKAVEELNQGNADRSIAILELARDTLSPSPEEKTKISDLLSQARREKPLEEALKESRASFEDKRYVDALKRLKSIPPEDSIIYGLLKEEGLVEKSIEQVLAQAEAAHEEGDSEEAMGLVEEVLLFDSENQAAAALRSKIEAAEPAEPVAVAQKSSPSNAVKRPPVKKGMTPEERDARIERAQEAFKGGDWQAVIDECKPIKNARCYRLMGVAYSKIGDKEKTCEYFEKAGTKHPDCP